The following proteins come from a genomic window of Nitrospira sp.:
- a CDS encoding YtxH domain-containing protein produces the protein MWRAWLQASRRPLMSCGNESDRKEGHTMADERGTSAAVFLAFLSGAAMGAVAALLLAPQAGSESRDRLRGYARRAEHDLRDLAGRAGEVFEEAVDQGKEFVETKQSVLREAFDAGREAMRRERGRTSDEGSDRG, from the coding sequence ATGTGGCGAGCATGGTTGCAGGCTTCAAGGCGGCCACTCATGTCGTGCGGGAACGAATCAGACCGGAAGGAGGGACACACAATGGCGGATGAACGAGGAACATCAGCGGCGGTCTTTTTGGCTTTTCTGAGCGGGGCAGCGATGGGTGCGGTCGCGGCATTGTTGTTGGCGCCACAAGCAGGGAGCGAATCGCGTGATCGACTCCGGGGGTATGCCCGTCGTGCGGAACACGATCTTCGAGATCTTGCTGGGCGCGCCGGTGAGGTGTTTGAAGAAGCCGTTGATCAGGGCAAGGAGTTTGTCGAAACGAAGCAGTCGGTGCTGCGAGAGGCATTCGATGCCGGACGTGAAGCCATGAGGCGCGAACGCGGTCGCACCTCCGATGAGGGGTCTGATCGAGGATGA
- the gatA gene encoding Asp-tRNA(Asn)/Glu-tRNA(Gln) amidotransferase subunit GatA produces MSLHKLTLYELQKQFQAGEVTATEIVRAYFMRIGHVEPKVKAFVTQAKESALMEAEVLDRKLKGWRKTQPLTGMPLAIKDNICTDGIATTCSSRMLQNFVPPYDATVIAKLRAQDYILLGKTNLDEFAMGSSTENSAFGPSRNPWNLHCVPGGSSGGSAAAVAAEECVAALGSDTGGSIRQPAAFCGVVGLKPTYGRVSRYGLVAFASSLDQIGPITRDVSDSAFLLQAIAGHDPMDSTSVDRPVPNYMKALQKRDLKTVKVGVPVEFFAEGLDPDVEQSVRAAIGELKQLGAEIKEIRLPKTDAAVAVYYVIATAEASSNLARFDGVKFGFRAKETKDLLDLYMKTRQEGFGPEVKRRIMLGTYVLSAGYYDAYYGKAQAVRTLVCQDFDAAFKEVDLIVTPATPTPAFKLGEKSEDPLQMYLSDVYTISVNLAGLPAIALPCGFSKEGLPIGLQLIGRAFEEETILRAAHVYEQSTQWHLKKPTIR; encoded by the coding sequence ATGTCCCTTCATAAACTAACCCTCTATGAGCTTCAGAAACAATTCCAGGCAGGGGAAGTGACGGCTACAGAGATCGTGCGTGCCTACTTCATGCGCATTGGCCATGTGGAGCCAAAAGTAAAGGCCTTCGTCACGCAAGCGAAAGAATCAGCCTTGATGGAGGCTGAGGTCTTGGACCGAAAGCTCAAGGGATGGCGGAAGACCCAGCCGCTCACCGGAATGCCTCTGGCCATCAAGGATAATATCTGTACGGACGGCATCGCTACGACCTGTAGCTCTCGCATGTTGCAGAATTTTGTGCCGCCGTACGATGCGACGGTCATCGCCAAGTTGCGTGCGCAAGACTACATATTGTTGGGTAAGACAAATTTAGATGAATTCGCAATGGGATCATCAACGGAAAATTCCGCGTTCGGCCCCAGCCGGAATCCTTGGAATCTGCACTGTGTACCGGGAGGATCAAGTGGGGGATCGGCTGCGGCAGTGGCGGCAGAGGAATGTGTGGCGGCGCTTGGCTCAGACACCGGCGGATCCATCAGGCAGCCGGCAGCCTTCTGTGGCGTGGTCGGACTGAAGCCGACGTATGGACGAGTGTCACGGTATGGGCTGGTCGCGTTTGCCTCCTCGCTGGATCAAATCGGGCCGATCACGAGAGATGTATCCGATTCGGCGTTTCTTCTTCAGGCCATTGCAGGTCATGATCCGATGGATTCCACGTCGGTGGACCGCCCTGTTCCAAATTATATGAAAGCGCTGCAAAAACGGGATCTCAAAACTGTGAAGGTCGGTGTGCCGGTTGAGTTTTTTGCTGAAGGACTCGATCCGGATGTCGAGCAGTCGGTCAGAGCGGCTATTGGGGAGTTGAAACAGCTTGGAGCTGAGATCAAGGAAATCCGTCTGCCGAAGACCGATGCAGCTGTGGCGGTGTACTATGTGATTGCTACGGCGGAAGCTAGCTCGAATCTTGCTCGTTTCGATGGGGTGAAGTTCGGTTTTCGTGCCAAGGAGACCAAGGATCTTCTCGACCTCTACATGAAAACGAGACAGGAAGGGTTTGGCCCGGAGGTGAAGCGTCGGATCATGCTGGGGACCTATGTCCTCAGCGCCGGGTATTATGATGCGTACTATGGGAAAGCTCAAGCCGTACGAACGTTGGTCTGCCAGGATTTCGACGCTGCGTTTAAAGAAGTCGATCTGATTGTGACCCCGGCGACACCGACTCCGGCCTTCAAACTTGGCGAAAAGAGCGAAGATCCGCTGCAGATGTACCTCTCCGATGTTTACACGATCTCGGTCAATCTAGCCGGATTGCCGGCGATTGCTCTGCCCTGCGGCTTCAGTAAAGAGGGACTTCCGATCGGGCTGCAATTGATCGGGCGAGCGTTCGAAGAAGAGACGATACTTCGAGCGGCCCATGTTTATGAGCAATCGACGCAATGGCATCTTAAGAAACCGACGATACGGTAG
- the glmS gene encoding glutamine--fructose-6-phosphate transaminase (isomerizing), which yields MCGIVGYIGNQEAVPILIGGLAKLEYRGYDSSGVAVMEGAKIVVRRSVGKLVNLQNSLKAKELKGTVGIGHTRWATHGKPSEQNAHPHRSKGCVLVHNGIIENYQQLKQQLEKDGYKFVSETDTEVVAHLIDKYLQKGKLLADAVRLATKDVSGSYALAVMSEREPGTLIAARSGCPLVVGRTKHASYIASDVMAMLAHTREVTYLEEGDVAVVTQDDLHLTDVDGHAVSRKSTKITWDASAAEKGGYPHFMLKEIHEQPQTILDTMRGRYSYETGEADLPDIGLTPKEFAAVERIWIVACGTSWHAGQVGKYLFEELVRTPVQVDIGSEFRYRDPLVGKNDLFVTISQSGETADTLAAAREAKGKGARVVSIVNVVGSTLARESDGVLYTHCGPEIGVASTKAFTAQLTALYLLALHFARVRNVMKVADGKAWLDRLVQLPVLVERVLQREAEIVAIAKRYYKKRNFLFLGRGINYPIALEGALKLKEISYIHAEGYAAGEMKHGPIALIDKDMPVVVLAPRDKLYDKTVSNLMEVKARHAPVIAFVAEGERELGKIADAVFTVPDTHPLISPMLFTIPLQLLAYHIAVLRGADVDQPRNLAKSVTVE from the coding sequence ATGTGTGGGATCGTCGGATATATCGGTAATCAAGAGGCGGTTCCGATTCTCATCGGGGGATTGGCAAAGTTGGAGTACCGGGGCTACGATTCCTCTGGAGTCGCCGTCATGGAGGGGGCGAAAATTGTCGTTAGGCGGAGTGTGGGCAAGCTGGTCAATCTTCAAAATTCGCTCAAGGCGAAGGAGCTCAAGGGGACGGTCGGAATCGGCCATACTCGCTGGGCGACCCATGGGAAGCCTTCAGAACAGAATGCCCATCCGCATCGGTCCAAAGGCTGCGTGTTGGTCCACAACGGGATTATTGAAAACTACCAGCAACTCAAACAGCAATTGGAAAAGGACGGCTACAAATTTGTATCGGAAACCGATACGGAGGTCGTCGCGCATTTGATCGATAAATACCTTCAGAAAGGGAAGCTGCTGGCTGATGCCGTACGGTTGGCGACGAAAGATGTGAGTGGCAGTTACGCACTGGCCGTCATGTCAGAGCGAGAACCCGGGACGTTGATTGCCGCGCGGTCTGGATGCCCGTTGGTGGTTGGGCGGACCAAGCACGCCTCGTACATCGCTTCCGATGTCATGGCGATGCTCGCGCACACGCGCGAAGTGACCTATCTCGAAGAAGGGGATGTGGCAGTTGTCACTCAAGACGACCTGCATCTCACCGACGTCGATGGCCATGCAGTCTCGCGCAAATCAACGAAAATTACCTGGGATGCGTCGGCGGCGGAGAAGGGCGGCTATCCGCACTTCATGCTGAAAGAAATTCACGAACAACCGCAGACAATCCTTGATACGATGCGCGGACGGTACTCCTATGAGACTGGCGAAGCGGATCTGCCAGACATCGGGCTCACACCGAAAGAGTTTGCAGCGGTTGAGCGGATTTGGATCGTCGCCTGTGGCACCTCTTGGCATGCCGGCCAGGTCGGGAAATATTTATTTGAAGAATTGGTTCGTACACCGGTTCAGGTGGATATCGGGAGCGAGTTTCGGTATCGCGATCCGCTCGTCGGGAAGAACGATCTATTTGTCACAATTTCTCAGTCCGGCGAGACGGCTGATACGCTGGCTGCTGCGCGAGAAGCAAAAGGAAAAGGGGCGCGTGTTGTCTCCATCGTGAACGTTGTCGGCAGCACCTTGGCGCGCGAGTCAGATGGGGTGCTGTACACGCATTGCGGACCGGAAATTGGCGTCGCCTCGACCAAAGCGTTTACCGCGCAGCTCACGGCGCTGTATTTGCTGGCCTTGCATTTTGCCAGAGTTCGTAATGTGATGAAGGTGGCAGACGGAAAAGCCTGGTTAGATCGGTTGGTGCAGTTGCCGGTATTAGTCGAGCGCGTGTTGCAACGAGAGGCTGAAATCGTGGCAATTGCCAAGCGATATTACAAGAAGCGTAACTTTTTATTCTTAGGACGCGGGATCAACTATCCGATCGCACTGGAAGGCGCGCTGAAGCTGAAAGAGATTTCGTATATCCATGCCGAAGGCTATGCGGCGGGCGAGATGAAGCATGGTCCGATTGCGTTGATCGATAAGGATATGCCGGTCGTGGTCTTGGCGCCCCGAGACAAACTGTATGACAAAACCGTCAGCAATCTCATGGAAGTAAAAGCGCGACACGCACCGGTGATTGCCTTCGTGGCAGAAGGAGAGCGGGAGCTCGGCAAGATTGCGGATGCGGTGTTTACCGTTCCTGATACCCACCCGCTGATCTCGCCGATGTTGTTTACCATCCCGCTTCAGCTCCTTGCCTATCATATCGCCGTATTGCGCGGGGCGGACGTCGATCAGCCGAGGAATCTTGCCAAGAGTGTGACGGTAGAATGA
- a CDS encoding dTMP kinase: MGRTTRKSTGIFMTLEGGEGSGKTTQARRLCERLTAQGLNVLHTREPGGTLLAERLRSILLDHSGETIAPETEAYLIFAARRQHVDHVIKPALARGVTVVCDRFSDSTMAYQGYGRGLDLRILRTMNDWATGKLAPQLTLLFDVPVAVGLSRRRGRATTQNRLDREAERFHRKVRAGFHVLARQEPRRIMVIDSAQPLESVTQTVEELVLNWLKTYRRRTSRRR, from the coding sequence ATGGGTAGAACAACAAGAAAATCGACGGGCATCTTCATGACGCTGGAAGGCGGTGAAGGAAGCGGAAAAACGACACAAGCTCGAAGACTGTGCGAGCGGCTGACTGCGCAAGGCCTGAACGTGCTGCATACCCGAGAACCGGGAGGGACGCTTCTCGCCGAACGTCTGCGCAGTATACTGCTCGACCATTCAGGGGAAACCATTGCCCCTGAAACGGAAGCCTACCTTATTTTCGCGGCCAGACGCCAGCATGTGGATCACGTCATCAAACCCGCACTCGCCCGCGGAGTGACGGTCGTCTGTGATCGATTCTCAGACTCGACGATGGCCTATCAGGGATATGGACGGGGGTTGGACCTACGAATATTGCGCACAATGAACGACTGGGCGACCGGGAAACTGGCCCCTCAACTCACGTTGCTCTTCGACGTCCCCGTTGCGGTCGGACTCAGCCGACGCCGTGGTCGCGCTACCACTCAAAATCGACTCGATCGAGAAGCCGAGCGATTCCACCGGAAAGTCCGGGCGGGATTTCACGTATTGGCACGACAAGAACCTCGACGCATCATGGTGATCGATTCCGCACAACCGCTGGAGTCGGTGACCCAGACCGTAGAAGAGCTGGTTCTGAACTGGCTCAAGACCTATCGCAGACGGACATCGAGACGCCGATAG
- a CDS encoding aspartate 1-decarboxylase gives MFRQMLRSKIHRATVTGAHLEYEGSLTIDQDLMEAAGILPYEAIVCSNLNNGERFMTYAINGTRGKGEIILNGPTARKAAVGDQIIIFCYEYYSEEEIKRHTPKIVRVNEKNRIVAVS, from the coding sequence ATGTTCCGACAAATGTTACGTTCGAAAATTCACCGTGCCACAGTGACCGGGGCCCATCTCGAGTATGAAGGCAGCCTGACAATCGATCAAGACTTGATGGAGGCGGCAGGGATCCTCCCCTATGAGGCGATTGTCTGCTCGAACTTGAATAACGGCGAGCGATTCATGACCTATGCGATCAACGGGACGCGAGGAAAAGGGGAGATCATTTTGAATGGGCCCACCGCGCGAAAGGCGGCGGTCGGAGATCAGATCATCATCTTTTGTTATGAGTATTACAGCGAAGAAGAGATCAAGAGGCACACCCCCAAGATCGTCCGGGTGAATGAGAAAAATCGAATTGTGGCGGTGAGCTGA
- a CDS encoding DUF502 domain-containing protein produces the protein MLKVALRRYFLTGLLLVTPIWGTILILKTLFVAVDGILGEAVAELVPDHYIPGLGIITLVLLIFLVGLFAANFIGRQIVGHWEDWLNRLPLVRGIYSTLKSMMDILSFSERGSYRRVVLIQFPKNGHYCFAFVTGMTKGETTALGPEALIHVYVPTSPNPTSGYFLLVPEQEVISVDISIEEAMKLIVSGGLYTPSGAMASALKGEPKWSQVKQPDAGVPIG, from the coding sequence ATGCTCAAGGTCGCGCTAAGACGCTATTTTCTCACAGGCCTCCTCCTTGTCACCCCTATTTGGGGCACGATTCTCATCCTGAAAACCCTATTCGTTGCGGTAGACGGCATCTTGGGCGAAGCCGTCGCAGAATTGGTGCCGGATCACTATATTCCCGGCCTAGGGATCATCACACTGGTTCTGCTCATCTTTTTAGTCGGGTTGTTTGCGGCAAACTTCATCGGGCGTCAGATTGTGGGTCATTGGGAAGATTGGCTCAACCGTCTGCCCCTTGTCCGGGGGATTTATTCCACGCTGAAGTCCATGATGGATATTCTGTCTTTTTCGGAGCGAGGGTCGTATCGTCGGGTGGTCTTGATTCAATTCCCAAAGAACGGCCATTATTGTTTTGCGTTTGTGACTGGCATGACGAAAGGCGAGACCACGGCATTGGGCCCGGAGGCGCTGATTCATGTGTACGTGCCTACCTCGCCCAATCCGACGTCGGGGTATTTCCTCTTAGTGCCGGAACAAGAAGTCATATCTGTTGATATCAGTATTGAAGAAGCGATGAAACTGATTGTATCGGGTGGTCTCTATACGCCATCCGGTGCCATGGCTTCGGCCCTGAAGGGAGAGCCGAAGTGGAGTCAGGTCAAACAGCCAGATGCCGGTGTGCCGATCGGATAA
- the gatB gene encoding Asp-tRNA(Asn)/Glu-tRNA(Gln) amidotransferase subunit GatB, giving the protein MIFETVIGVEVHAQLRTNSKMFCGCGTTFGLSANSQTCPICLGLPGSLPVINRMAVEMAVRAGLALNCTIAANNQFARKHYFYPDLPKGYQISQYESPICEHGWIEVCDSSGETKRIRIRRAHLEEDAGKSIHETGTSGSRVDLNRAGTPLLEIVTEPDMHSADEVVAYLKGLREILMYLDVCDGNMEEGSFRCEPNLSLRPSGQQEFGTKVELKNINSFKYVKDAVEYEIKRQTKVLTEGGKIRQETRLWNIERGETAVMRSKEEAHDYRYFPDPDLVPLQLDQAWIDGFRSRLPELPAMRTKRFVSDYGLPEYDATILTASKGMADYFEACVEQFPQPKIVSNWVMGELMRELNNSGTDIAVSPVTPERLVSLLQLVDKGTISLKVARDIFPELYSSGKVPEQIVQEKGLTQVSDEGALEQIIAEVLSKNPAQVAQFKEGKQQVLGFLVGQVMKTSGGKANPGKVNELLRKKLG; this is encoded by the coding sequence ATGATTTTTGAGACAGTCATCGGAGTGGAGGTCCACGCACAGCTGCGGACCAACTCCAAGATGTTCTGCGGGTGCGGCACGACATTTGGTCTGTCGGCCAACAGTCAGACCTGTCCGATCTGTCTTGGTCTGCCAGGCAGCTTGCCCGTCATCAACCGAATGGCAGTCGAAATGGCGGTTCGTGCCGGTTTGGCACTGAACTGTACCATCGCGGCGAATAATCAATTCGCGAGAAAGCACTATTTCTACCCGGATCTGCCTAAGGGGTATCAGATTTCCCAATATGAGTCCCCGATTTGCGAACATGGATGGATTGAGGTTTGTGATAGTAGCGGGGAGACGAAACGTATCCGCATTCGTCGCGCGCATTTGGAAGAGGATGCTGGGAAAAGTATCCATGAGACCGGTACCAGTGGGAGTCGGGTCGATCTAAACCGAGCTGGCACACCGCTGTTGGAGATCGTGACGGAACCAGACATGCATTCGGCTGACGAGGTGGTGGCCTATCTCAAAGGGTTGCGGGAAATCTTAATGTACCTTGACGTCTGTGACGGCAACATGGAGGAGGGGAGCTTTCGGTGTGAGCCGAATTTGTCGCTGCGTCCGTCAGGGCAACAGGAGTTTGGGACGAAGGTCGAGCTGAAGAACATCAACTCCTTCAAGTATGTGAAGGATGCAGTTGAGTATGAGATCAAGCGGCAGACCAAAGTGTTGACTGAGGGAGGCAAGATTCGCCAGGAAACGAGGCTCTGGAATATCGAGCGTGGTGAAACGGCAGTCATGCGTTCCAAAGAGGAAGCCCATGACTACCGCTATTTCCCTGATCCAGATCTGGTGCCGTTGCAGTTGGATCAAGCGTGGATCGATGGATTCCGTAGCCGCTTGCCCGAACTGCCGGCCATGCGGACGAAACGATTCGTTTCGGACTATGGGTTGCCGGAATATGACGCTACTATCCTGACGGCTTCGAAGGGCATGGCGGATTATTTCGAAGCCTGTGTGGAGCAGTTCCCTCAACCTAAGATCGTAAGTAATTGGGTGATGGGGGAGTTGATGCGAGAGTTGAACAACTCTGGGACTGATATTGCAGTGTCGCCTGTCACGCCTGAACGGTTGGTGAGTCTGTTGCAGCTGGTGGACAAAGGGACGATTAGCTTAAAAGTGGCGCGCGATATTTTCCCTGAACTTTATAGCAGTGGGAAGGTTCCTGAACAGATTGTGCAGGAAAAAGGGTTAACGCAGGTCTCAGACGAAGGGGCGCTCGAACAGATCATTGCTGAGGTATTGAGCAAGAATCCAGCGCAGGTTGCGCAGTTCAAAGAGGGGAAACAACAAGTATTGGGATTTTTGGTCGGACAGGTGATGAAGACGAGCGGGGGAAAGGCGAATCCTGGGAAGGTGAATGAGTTGTTAAGGAAGAAACTGGGGTGA
- the glmU gene encoding UDP-N-acetylglucosamine diphosphorylase/glucosamine-1-phosphate N-acetyltransferase, with the protein MKQSVDQGTTVSRIPGLGVIVMAAGLGKRMKSTQVKVLHHVAGQPMVLYAVDVALQLAGHRIAVVVGHQSDKVRHVIEAGIAGRLGSKSVSIVEQAEQLGTGHAVLQSRPVFCLGDEERPTNYLILNGDTPLLKEETARELLRAHQSQRATVTILTAMLDDPSGYGRVIRRESGGSHQSKVTSSDVLKIVEDRDATSVERATKEINVGTYVVSGDFLFEALDKLEPRNAQNEYYLTDIVRMAVDQGRPVAAVILQDPDEGLGVNTRHQLAAAEQVVRQQIREHWLDAGVTMRDPGSVWVDAGVTIGRDTVLYPHVSLEGNTSIGEGTTIRSGVRITDCVIGNHVEILDSCVLAASDVHDGAHLGPFVHLRPGVVVRRKAKVGNFVEMKNTELGEGSKANHLSYLGDATIAEGVNIGAGTITCNYDGARKHRTVIGKNVFLGSDTQLIAPVTIGEGSVVAAGTTVTQNVPADSLAIARVLQVNRVGWAAKRRVLLTAGMLSQDSTKASSGPRKQKNKKASSPMKRGRAKSARR; encoded by the coding sequence ATGAAACAATCAGTGGATCAAGGCACAACGGTCTCGCGTATTCCGGGCTTAGGCGTGATTGTGATGGCGGCCGGGTTGGGCAAACGGATGAAGTCCACCCAAGTCAAAGTGTTGCATCATGTCGCGGGCCAGCCAATGGTTCTCTACGCGGTTGATGTGGCGCTCCAACTCGCGGGCCATCGTATTGCGGTTGTGGTTGGGCATCAATCCGACAAGGTTCGGCATGTGATTGAAGCAGGTATTGCCGGTAGGCTGGGATCAAAGTCTGTGAGCATTGTCGAGCAAGCCGAGCAACTCGGGACCGGCCATGCGGTGCTGCAAAGCCGCCCCGTGTTTTGTCTGGGCGATGAGGAGCGTCCGACGAATTATCTTATCTTGAATGGTGACACTCCGTTGCTAAAGGAAGAGACGGCGCGCGAACTTTTGCGAGCCCATCAATCCCAGCGCGCCACTGTGACGATTCTGACGGCGATGCTCGATGATCCCAGTGGCTATGGTCGAGTCATTCGCCGGGAGTCTGGCGGATCTCACCAGAGTAAAGTCACTTCGTCCGATGTGCTGAAGATCGTTGAAGATCGTGATGCCACCTCGGTCGAACGGGCTACCAAGGAAATCAACGTAGGGACGTATGTCGTGTCCGGAGATTTTCTCTTCGAGGCTCTGGATAAGCTCGAGCCACGCAACGCGCAGAATGAATACTATCTGACGGATATTGTTCGGATGGCAGTTGACCAGGGGCGGCCTGTTGCGGCGGTGATCCTTCAAGATCCCGACGAGGGGCTGGGAGTCAATACTAGGCATCAGCTGGCGGCTGCGGAGCAGGTCGTCCGTCAGCAGATTCGCGAACACTGGCTTGACGCCGGAGTCACGATGCGGGATCCTGGCTCCGTGTGGGTTGACGCCGGAGTCACCATTGGACGAGATACCGTGCTGTATCCACACGTGAGTCTCGAAGGCAACACCAGCATCGGTGAAGGGACGACAATCCGTTCCGGGGTCCGTATCACCGATTGTGTGATCGGCAATCACGTCGAGATTTTAGACTCCTGCGTGCTGGCTGCGTCGGACGTGCATGATGGCGCACATCTCGGCCCGTTCGTGCATCTTCGTCCAGGTGTGGTGGTCAGGCGGAAAGCGAAAGTCGGAAATTTTGTCGAGATGAAGAACACTGAATTGGGCGAAGGCTCGAAGGCCAATCATCTCAGTTATTTAGGTGATGCCACGATCGCAGAAGGGGTGAATATCGGCGCCGGCACCATCACCTGTAACTACGACGGAGCGCGAAAGCATCGAACAGTGATTGGCAAGAATGTGTTTCTTGGAAGCGATACGCAGCTGATTGCGCCGGTGACGATTGGAGAGGGATCAGTGGTGGCGGCGGGGACGACCGTGACACAGAACGTCCCGGCTGATTCATTGGCGATTGCTCGTGTATTGCAAGTCAATCGAGTTGGGTGGGCAGCCAAACGTCGGGTGTTGCTGACCGCTGGGATGCTGAGCCAAGACTCGACAAAGGCTTCCAGCGGGCCGAGGAAACAGAAGAACAAAAAAGCTTCGAGTCCTATGAAGAGGGGGCGCGCAAAGTCAGCGAGACGGTGA
- a CDS encoding DUF948 domain-containing protein, protein MTIVEIAALLVAVVFAVLVGYLVPVLMQVRKTVAESEQLLSKLNAEMPALVAELRAVSQNLNDVTNQAREGVEHAAVLLHAVGEVGESVQQVHNIVRGSGGTLLNNVASMVAGFKAATHVVRERIRPEGGTHNGG, encoded by the coding sequence ATGACCATCGTCGAAATCGCTGCACTCCTTGTGGCCGTGGTATTCGCCGTGCTGGTCGGGTATCTCGTACCGGTATTAATGCAGGTTCGCAAAACGGTGGCCGAGTCCGAACAGCTCCTCTCGAAGCTGAACGCCGAGATGCCGGCTCTCGTGGCAGAATTGCGTGCGGTGAGCCAGAACTTAAACGACGTGACGAATCAGGCGCGCGAGGGCGTCGAGCATGCAGCGGTCTTGCTGCATGCGGTGGGTGAAGTTGGTGAGTCCGTGCAACAAGTCCATAATATCGTTCGTGGGTCAGGTGGGACGCTGTTGAACAATGTGGCGAGCATGGTTGCAGGCTTCAAGGCGGCCACTCATGTCGTGCGGGAACGAATCAGACCGGAAGGAGGGACACACAATGGCGGATGA
- the gatC gene encoding Asp-tRNA(Asn)/Glu-tRNA(Gln) amidotransferase subunit GatC — MEITQKDVEKVAQLARLAVSAAEQETFAKQLTQILGHVDTLSQYDTTGIEPTATVMGHVNVFREDFVHPSLSSEQALANAPEREVDGFVVPKILEER, encoded by the coding sequence GTGGAGATTACGCAAAAGGATGTTGAGAAGGTGGCGCAGCTGGCGAGATTGGCGGTGAGCGCTGCCGAACAAGAGACATTCGCCAAGCAGTTGACCCAGATTCTCGGGCATGTCGATACGTTGAGTCAGTACGACACGACGGGAATCGAACCGACCGCCACGGTCATGGGACACGTGAATGTGTTTCGTGAGGATTTTGTGCACCCATCACTGTCTTCAGAGCAGGCGTTGGCGAATGCGCCAGAGCGTGAAGTGGATGGGTTTGTTGTCCCTAAAATTCTAGAGGAGCGTTAA
- the holB gene encoding DNA polymerase III subunit delta' — MPFADITGHAQPISLLQATVCNGRLAHAYLFYGEARIGKLMTAVRLAQALNCEQPSQTEAQDSCGRCRSCLQIAARTHPDYFVIEPDPKAATPQIKIEQVREIEQQFVYRPLIGERKICLIDDADRLTIGAANALLKTLEEPPGDSLFILVTNRLQALPITIRSRCQALRFTTPARTQVEAALILKRELPPADARFLAVFADGRIGEALTANVADVRARQQECLALVKPESLLSSGTILSAAESLAKTDRGEETLAWLTRWIRDLVIVIVDGDHDQLLHLDHITDLRQYAQRADIDALLTLLNEIERTEQQATRHLNVQMALEMTFLRLREALGLVPAGATT; from the coding sequence ATGCCTTTCGCCGATATCACAGGCCACGCGCAACCCATCTCCCTCCTTCAGGCAACCGTCTGTAATGGACGCTTGGCCCATGCCTATCTGTTCTATGGCGAAGCCAGGATCGGAAAGTTGATGACCGCCGTGAGACTGGCACAGGCCCTCAACTGCGAGCAACCCTCGCAGACAGAGGCTCAGGATAGCTGTGGTCGATGCCGATCCTGCCTTCAGATAGCCGCTCGGACGCACCCGGATTACTTTGTCATCGAGCCCGATCCGAAAGCCGCCACGCCGCAAATCAAAATCGAGCAGGTGCGGGAGATCGAACAACAGTTCGTCTATCGCCCACTCATCGGGGAACGAAAAATTTGCCTGATTGACGACGCGGACCGACTGACGATCGGTGCAGCGAACGCGCTCCTCAAGACCTTGGAAGAGCCTCCAGGTGATAGTCTCTTTATCCTCGTCACCAACCGGCTTCAGGCGCTTCCGATCACCATTCGATCACGCTGCCAAGCGCTCCGTTTCACGACGCCCGCCCGCACCCAAGTTGAGGCCGCATTGATCCTCAAGCGGGAGCTTCCTCCTGCCGACGCCCGTTTCCTGGCGGTCTTCGCCGATGGCCGAATCGGAGAAGCGCTCACGGCGAATGTGGCAGACGTTCGTGCGCGACAACAAGAATGCCTGGCGTTGGTGAAGCCGGAAAGCTTGCTGTCGAGCGGAACCATCCTCTCGGCAGCGGAAAGCTTGGCAAAGACGGACCGTGGTGAAGAAACCCTCGCATGGCTCACACGATGGATTCGCGATCTGGTCATCGTCATCGTCGATGGAGATCATGATCAACTCCTTCACCTCGACCACATCACAGACCTGCGACAATACGCCCAGCGAGCAGACATCGATGCTCTCCTGACCCTCTTGAATGAGATCGAGCGTACCGAACAGCAAGCCACGCGACACCTCAACGTGCAGATGGCACTGGAAATGACATTCCTTCGCCTGCGAGAAGCGCTTGGCCTTGTCCCCGCCGGAGCCACAACCTAG